From the Paenibacillus sp. R14(2021) genome, the window CGCTTGCCGTGCGATTCGGATTATCAAGATGCTCCCACACTTTATTGAAGCATGATGACGCCAGCTCTTTATGGATCATTCGGTTCTCTCCCCGCTTATTCTGCGTATAGTGCTAGTTACGGTTATCACATTCGCCGGAAGATGCAGCGAATGCAAGTGCTCTGAGCATATCGCGGATTCCAGATGCGCACAACAACTAAATTTCCACAACACGGCAAAAAAAGCTCCCGAGCGCTTTTGCCCCGGAAGCTTCGTTCGTACCTCGATTATTTGCTGTGCAGCACTTCAGGCGTCGTCAGCTTGTCGTAGAAATCGACTGCTTTATCCTTGTCTGCGGATTCGCGAAGCGCCATGGCGGAACGCGGATGTTCGTCCAGCATGCCCGTGATCATGTAAGGAATGATATAGCCCCATTCTTCCTTCTCGCGAAGCGGAATCATGTACTTCTCAATCATGTCGAGGACAGGACGGACATTGTACTTCGTGTTCTTTAGATGCGCAACAAGCAGCTCCGTCGGGCAGTTGCCGGCGGCGCGGCCCATGCCGTATACGGAAGCGTCCAGCAGCTCGACGCCTTTCTCGGCGGAGATCAGCGTGTTCGCGAATGCCAGCTGCATGTTGTTGTGCGTATGCACGCCAAGACGCTTGCTAGGCAGGTATTTCTGGAATTTTCCGACCAGATAGTCGAAGTCCTTCGGATCCAAGCTGCCGTAGGAGTCTACGACGTACACAACATCGACAACGCTTGCTTCAATCAGCTCGAATGCTTCCAGCAGCTGATTCTCCATGACGCTGGAGAGCGCCATGATGTTCAGCGTCGTCTCATAGCCTTTGTCGTGGAACACTTGAACGAGTTCAAGCGCTTTTTCGACATCTTGTATGTAGCAGGCAACGCGGATCAGATCCAGCACGCTTTCTTCACGAGGCAAAATATCGTTCTCGTCTACGCGGCCGATGTCAACAAGCGCGGACAGCTTCGTATGCAGCTTATGCGGAATGACCTTGCGAAGGAAATCGTCGTCCAGAAAGCGCCATGGACCGGCGGATTCTGCGCCTTTGAGCAGCTTAGGGGAGTTCTTGTATCCGATTTCCATGTAATCAACGCCGGCTTCGTTCAAGGTCGAATACAGATGCTGAACAAATTCAACGCTGAAATCCCAGTTATTGACGAGACCGCCGTCGCGGATCGTACAGTCGACAATTTTGCTATTCGCGTGCTTTGCATTCATGTGCGTCAATCTCCTTTAGCCTTACTGTCTTTTCTACCCATAATACTTGATATCTGCCATGAACGCAAAATAAAAATTTGCCGCTTTAAAGCGAATCCGCGTCAACCCGTTATATCGTCAAATCATCGCTTCCGCGCGCACGACTTCATCGAATTTCTCTGCTGTGATCAGTCCGCTTCGTACCGCCGCCTCGCGCAGCGTCAGCCCTTCCTTATGCGCCGTCTTCGCGATGGAAGCCGCATTCTCGTAACCGATATGCGGATTAAGCGCCGTCACGAGCATCAGCGACTCGTTCAAATACTTCTGAATCACTTCCCGATTCGGTTCGATCCCGACCGCGCAGTGCTCATCGAACGAGCGGATCGCATCGCTGAGCAGCCTTGCCGACTGCAGGAAATTGTGGATAATGACCGGCTTGAACACGTTCAGTTCGAAGTTGCCCTGGCTTGCCGCGAAGCCAATCGCGGCATCGTTGCCCATGACCTGGCAGACGACCATTGTCATCGCCTCGCACTGCGTGGGATTGACCTTGCCTGGCATGATGGAGCTGCCGGGCTCATTCTCCGGAATCCGGATCTCGCCGATCCCGCAGCGCGGGCCGCTCGCCAGCCAGCGTACGTCGTTCGCGATCTTCATGAGATCCGCGGCCAGCGCTTTGAACGCACCGTGGACGAATACCAGCTCGTCATGGCTTGTCAGCGCCTGAAATTTATTCGGCGCGCTCACGAAGGACTTGCCCGTCAATCCGCTGATTTCGGCTGCCACCTTCTCGCTGAAGCCCGCAGGCGCATTGAGCCCCGTGCCGACGGCTGTACCGCCGATTGCGAGCTCTCGCAGCTCTTCTCGGGCTGCGCCGATATTGCGCTCGCCTTTCTCCAGCATACGCACCCAGCCGCTGATCTCCTGCCCCAGCGTAAGCGGTGTCGCGTCCTGCAGATGCGTGCGGCCGATCTTGATGATATCGGCAAACGCATCGCTCTTGGCCGTCAGCGTTGCTTTCAGCTGCGCAATGGCCGGAAGCACGTTGTCCTCCACGGCGATAAGCGCCGCGACGTGCATGGCGGTCGGAAACGTATCGTTCGAGCTTTGCGAACGGTTGACGTCGTCGTTCGGATGCACCTTCACTTCGACTCCGCCCTGCACCTCGATCAGCTGTCCTGCTCGGCGCGCGATGACCTCGTTGACGTTCATGTTCGACTGCGTGCCGCTCCCTGTCTGCCAGACGGCAAGCGGAAACTCTCCGTCCCATTGGCCTGCGATAATTTCATCGGCTGCCGCCGCAATGGCACGGGATTTGTCCTCATCCAGCTTTCCAAGCCCGCCGTTGACCGCCGCGGCCGCTTTCTTCAGATAAGCGAAAGCCTGGATGAGCTCGCGCGGCATTTTCTCCGTTCCGATTCTGAAATTGTGCAAGCTCCGCTCGGTCTGCGCGCCCCACAGCCGGTTCGCCTCCACTTGAATTTCGCCCATAGAATCCTTCTCGATCCGATAGTCCACTTGTTTCAGCCCCTTTCTTCCTTCCATTTCTGCCGCTGTTTATAGGTATATAATCAAGCAAAGAGGCGATGCATAAAACATCATGCGCCGCCTCTTTAAATGATTGCCTATTTTGCAGGATGCGATACGGATGAGCCTAAATCGACGCCGGAAAAAGCTGACGAAGCTCATCCGGCAGCAGCCTGCTCTTACGCGACCCCGCATCCATCGTTACGCTCGTAACCCGGGCATCCGCGCACAGCTCGCCATGCTGATTGACAATGGCCTGCTTCAACACGAAGCTGGTCCGACCGGCGCTCTCCGCTTCCGTCGTTACGTTCAGCAGATCGCCCTGCCTGCATTCCTTACGATAATTGATGTTAATATTGACCGTTACGGTCTGAATGCCCATGCCAAGGAACGCACCGTAGGGAAGGCCGGACTGCTCGTACCATTCTTCTCTGCTCCATTCCAGGTATTCCAAATACTTGGCGTTGTTGACATGCCCGTTCACATCGATCTCGGTGGACCGCACCGTAATTTCAAGTCCCACAATCATACGTGGCTGCTCCTTCGTGACTTATTGCTCGGCATCCATTCGAATCCCAGCTCCGCTCTTCATCCGCATGGCGGCAGGCAAATCGCTCATCTTCCGTTCCACGATGAAGACCATGCCGAGCGCAGCCAGCAAACCAATCAGCGAGATGCAGATCGACATCGGCACTGTCCAAGGATTAGCCGCGTGCGTAATGAACGGGATCAGCGACACCCCGAGAATCGGCGGCGCATTCCATTTGGTCGTTCTGATCATCCACATCGTAATAAGCATGCAAATAAATAAAGAGATCATACCGGGGTAAATCATATAACCGATCGTGCCAATGCTCGAAGAGATAACGGCGCCGAGGGCAATTCCGCCAATCTGCTTGAAGGACAGGGAACGGGAAATGAAGATAAATCCGAATGCGCCAAGCGCCGGATAAAACAGCATGTGCATGCTGGGCACGTGGGTCGACAGCCAATAAATAAACATGATGTATAAGCTTAGGCCGATCGTTCTGACGTTCATCTTTAGGGTACGCAACCTTTCCGAAATTACGCATTTAAACCTGACATGAAAAAAGCAACTTTTACGAGCGTAATCCACTTTCGGACAAACGTCAATGACTGTTTTGCGAAGCGCTGGGAAGAACAGGATCGATCATGGACGGCAGGGCATTGAGGCGGCTGGCCGCGCGTTGCAACCATTCCCCACCGATCCCTTGCACGCGCCAAAAATGCGAAAAACCGTCCATCGGGCGACATTGACGGGCCCGCGGGCAGCCTTGGCTTACAGTCGTTTTGTTCAGCTACGCACAAAAAAAAACATCGTCCCGGATTGAAAGGAACGATGCTTGAGCGATTTCTAGTTAGCGGCTTCGCAGCTTGGACAGCAGCCGGAGAATTTCAACATACAGCCATACGAGCGTCACGACGAGCCCGAACGCACCGTACCACTCCATATACTTCGGCGCTCCCTTATTCGCGCCTTCTTCGATAAAATCGAAATCGAGCACGAGATTAAGCGCTGCGACGATGACGATAACGACCGATATGCCGATGCCGATCAAGCTGCTGTCATGCAAGTACGGAACGGTTATGCCGAACATGCGAAGGACGATGCTGACCAGATATACGAGGGCAATACCGGCCGTTGCCGCGAATACGCCTAACTTAAAATTCTCGGTCGCTTTAATGATGCGCGTTTTGTACGCGACCAGCAGCGCGAAGAATACGCACATCGTAATCAAAGCCGCCTGTAGGGTAATGCCGCCGTAAGCATGTTCGTAATTTGCGCTGAGCGCGCCGATAAAGGCGCCTTCGAGCGCAGCGTAAATCGGCACCAGATACGGCGCCGTGCGCGGCACGAAGCTGATAATGAGCGCAACGATCATCCCGCCGATCGCGCCGCCGATCGCATAAGGCATGACATTGCTGCCTTTGAAATACATGGACCACGTC encodes:
- a CDS encoding aldolase catalytic domain-containing protein yields the protein MNAKHANSKIVDCTIRDGGLVNNWDFSVEFVQHLYSTLNEAGVDYMEIGYKNSPKLLKGAESAGPWRFLDDDFLRKVIPHKLHTKLSALVDIGRVDENDILPREESVLDLIRVACYIQDVEKALELVQVFHDKGYETTLNIMALSSVMENQLLEAFELIEASVVDVVYVVDSYGSLDPKDFDYLVGKFQKYLPSKRLGVHTHNNMQLAFANTLISAEKGVELLDASVYGMGRAAGNCPTELLVAHLKNTKYNVRPVLDMIEKYMIPLREKEEWGYIIPYMITGMLDEHPRSAMALRESADKDKAVDFYDKLTTPEVLHSK
- a CDS encoding Bax inhibitor-1/YccA family protein, giving the protein MIGRSGNPTLNDKTFEQDGSYSGSDRMTIEGTVNKTFIILAVLLGAAFATWSMYFKGSNVMPYAIGGAIGGMIVALIISFVPRTAPYLVPIYAALEGAFIGALSANYEHAYGGITLQAALITMCVFFALLVAYKTRIIKATENFKLGVFAATAGIALVYLVSIVLRMFGITVPYLHDSSLIGIGISVVIVIVAALNLVLDFDFIEEGANKGAPKYMEWYGAFGLVVTLVWLYVEILRLLSKLRSR
- the fumC gene encoding class II fumarate hydratase; amino-acid sequence: MDYRIEKDSMGEIQVEANRLWGAQTERSLHNFRIGTEKMPRELIQAFAYLKKAAAAVNGGLGKLDEDKSRAIAAAADEIIAGQWDGEFPLAVWQTGSGTQSNMNVNEVIARRAGQLIEVQGGVEVKVHPNDDVNRSQSSNDTFPTAMHVAALIAVEDNVLPAIAQLKATLTAKSDAFADIIKIGRTHLQDATPLTLGQEISGWVRMLEKGERNIGAAREELRELAIGGTAVGTGLNAPAGFSEKVAAEISGLTGKSFVSAPNKFQALTSHDELVFVHGAFKALAADLMKIANDVRWLASGPRCGIGEIRIPENEPGSSIMPGKVNPTQCEAMTMVVCQVMGNDAAIGFAASQGNFELNVFKPVIIHNFLQSARLLSDAIRSFDEHCAVGIEPNREVIQKYLNESLMLVTALNPHIGYENAASIAKTAHKEGLTLREAAVRSGLITAEKFDEVVRAEAMI
- a CDS encoding thioesterase family protein, whose translation is MIVGLEITVRSTEIDVNGHVNNAKYLEYLEWSREEWYEQSGLPYGAFLGMGIQTVTVNININYRKECRQGDLLNVTTEAESAGRTSFVLKQAIVNQHGELCADARVTSVTMDAGSRKSRLLPDELRQLFPASI